In the Hyphomonadaceae bacterium BL14 genome, one interval contains:
- a CDS encoding septum formation initiator family protein: MNTLKRFSLTAVLAMLIAYFGYHALHGEQGTLNHARIQIQIAAVEAELAETRAQRERMEDRVARLDERTGAVDVDYLEERARAVLRFAHPSEIVVLTEGPRGGR; the protein is encoded by the coding sequence GTGAACACGCTAAAGCGGTTCAGCCTGACAGCCGTATTGGCGATGCTGATCGCCTATTTCGGCTATCACGCCCTGCACGGGGAGCAGGGCACGCTCAATCATGCGCGAATCCAGATCCAGATTGCGGCGGTGGAGGCAGAACTGGCAGAGACGCGCGCCCAGCGCGAGCGCATGGAGGACCGGGTCGCCCGGCTCGACGAGCGTACCGGCGCGGTGGATGTGGATTATCTGGAAGAACGCGCCCGCGCCGTACTGCGCTTCGCCCATCCCAGCGAAATCGTGGTGCTGACCGAGGGGCCGCGCGGCGGGCGTTAG
- a CDS encoding BrnA antitoxin family protein, with protein sequence MKANEFYAAFDAGQDVSAAVDWSKARRANEEMRRVSVEWPEWMVEALDRQARHLGVTRQSLIKLWIAERLQ encoded by the coding sequence ATGAAAGCCAATGAATTCTATGCGGCATTTGACGCCGGGCAAGACGTTAGCGCCGCCGTGGACTGGTCCAAGGCGCGGCGTGCGAATGAGGAAATGCGGCGCGTCAGCGTGGAATGGCCCGAATGGATGGTGGAAGCGCTGGACCGCCAGGCGCGCCATCTGGGCGTGACCCGGCAATCACTCATCAAGCTCTGGATTGCGGAGCGGTTGCAATAA
- a CDS encoding acetyl/propionyl/methylcrotonyl-CoA carboxylase subunit alpha, producing the protein MIKTLLIANRGEIACRIMRTAHRMGIATVAVFSDADARAPHVRMAGQAVRLGPAPARESYLKADLILEAARQTGADAIHPGYGFLSENAEFARACQKAGIIFVGPDPEAIDAMGLKDRAKVLMEKAGVPVTPGYHGQNQDPGFLEQQAGKIGYPVLIKAVAGGGGKGMRKVEAAGEFAAALASCQREAASSFGDDHVLIEKFISSPRHIEVQVFGDRRGRVVHFFERDCSLQRRHQKVIEEAPAPGMTPNVRAAMCSAAVRAAEAVNYVGAGTVEFIVDGSGPLREDGFYFMEMNTRLQVEHPVTEAVTGYDLVELQLRVAAGGPVPEQDRIAIKGWALEARLYAEDPGTGFLPSIGPLDRLVLPGKPEGVRADSGVEQGGEVSLHYDPMIAKLITHGPTREDAIDTLVAGLDARTLVWPVRTNAGFLRRALTHPDFRAGVVDTRFIDQRLDVLAPKAPPALSWIAGALAMAGGGPLAAPARDPWDMRDGFRVNGDPVFEVGLDHAGARVGVRLTLNDGALEAQAGDQTLVLVEPRFEPGLFTARLNDQPVSARFEIWPSRGALVAAQGETHLITEYNPAAQADALEGGAAILAPMPGKVLSVAVKPGDTVKKGQTLVVLEAMKMEHALTAPRDGVVEAVNAAAGAQVSDGAALVVLSEAEA; encoded by the coding sequence ATGATCAAGACGCTGCTTATCGCGAACCGGGGCGAGATCGCCTGCCGCATCATGCGCACCGCGCACCGCATGGGGATCGCCACGGTGGCGGTGTTTTCCGACGCCGATGCCCGCGCGCCCCATGTGCGCATGGCCGGGCAGGCGGTGCGCCTGGGTCCGGCACCGGCGCGCGAGAGCTATCTCAAAGCCGATCTGATCCTGGAAGCGGCGAGGCAAACCGGCGCTGACGCCATTCATCCGGGCTATGGATTCCTGTCGGAGAACGCCGAGTTCGCCCGCGCCTGCCAGAAAGCCGGGATCATCTTTGTCGGTCCCGATCCTGAAGCCATTGACGCCATGGGCCTCAAAGACCGCGCCAAGGTGTTGATGGAAAAGGCCGGGGTGCCGGTGACGCCGGGCTATCACGGCCAGAACCAGGACCCGGGCTTTCTTGAGCAGCAGGCGGGCAAGATCGGCTATCCGGTGCTGATCAAGGCGGTGGCCGGCGGCGGTGGCAAGGGCATGCGCAAGGTGGAGGCGGCCGGCGAATTCGCCGCTGCGCTCGCCAGCTGTCAGCGCGAAGCCGCGTCGAGCTTCGGCGATGACCATGTGCTGATCGAGAAATTCATCTCCAGCCCGCGCCATATCGAGGTGCAGGTGTTCGGCGACCGGCGCGGGCGCGTGGTGCATTTCTTCGAGCGCGACTGCTCGCTGCAGCGCCGCCACCAGAAAGTGATCGAGGAAGCCCCGGCGCCGGGCATGACCCCCAATGTGCGCGCGGCCATGTGCTCGGCCGCCGTGCGCGCGGCCGAGGCCGTGAACTATGTCGGCGCGGGGACCGTCGAGTTCATTGTGGACGGGTCCGGGCCACTACGCGAAGACGGCTTCTATTTCATGGAGATGAATACGCGGTTGCAGGTGGAGCACCCGGTCACCGAGGCGGTGACGGGCTATGATCTGGTCGAGCTGCAGCTGCGTGTGGCGGCGGGCGGACCGGTGCCGGAACAGGACCGCATCGCCATCAAAGGCTGGGCCCTGGAGGCGCGCCTCTATGCCGAGGACCCGGGCACCGGCTTCCTGCCCTCCATCGGCCCGCTGGACCGGCTGGTATTGCCCGGCAAGCCCGAAGGCGTGCGCGCCGATAGCGGCGTGGAGCAGGGCGGTGAGGTGTCGCTGCACTATGATCCCATGATCGCCAAGCTGATCACCCATGGCCCCACCCGCGAGGATGCCATCGACACGCTGGTGGCGGGCCTGGATGCGCGCACGCTGGTCTGGCCGGTGCGCACCAATGCCGGCTTCCTGCGCCGGGCGCTGACCCATCCCGATTTCCGTGCTGGTGTTGTCGACACCCGCTTCATCGACCAGCGCCTGGACGTGCTGGCACCCAAAGCGCCGCCGGCCCTGAGCTGGATCGCCGGGGCCCTGGCGATGGCCGGCGGCGGGCCGCTGGCCGCCCCTGCGCGCGATCCCTGGGACATGCGCGACGGCTTCCGCGTCAATGGCGACCCGGTGTTTGAAGTGGGCCTTGATCATGCCGGCGCGCGCGTGGGTGTGCGCCTGACATTGAATGACGGCGCGCTGGAGGCGCAGGCGGGCGATCAGACGTTGGTGCTCGTCGAACCGCGCTTTGAGCCGGGGCTCTTTACCGCGCGCCTCAACGACCAGCCGGTCAGTGCGCGCTTCGAGATCTGGCCCTCGCGCGGTGCGCTGGTGGCCGCCCAGGGCGAAACCCACCTGATCACCGAATATAACCCCGCCGCCCAGGCCGACGCGCTGGAGGGCGGCGCCGCCATTCTCGCCCCCATGCCCGGCAAGGTCCTCTCCGTCGCCGTCAAGCCCGGCGACACGGTGAAAAAGGGCCAGACCCTGGTCGTCCTCGAAGCCATGAAAATGGAACACGCCCTGACCGCGCCGCGCGACGGCGTGGTGGAGGCCGTCAATGCTGCAGCTGGCGCACAGGTGAGCGACGGTGCAGCGCTGGTGGTGCTGAGCGAGGCGGAGGCCTAA
- the uvrC gene encoding excinuclease ABC subunit UvrC, which yields MVKAARPDAPPLDAADDAAPAGAPDEARSGPQIIADYVKQLPMKPGVYRMYGADGEVLYVGKAKRLKNRVANYAKTGGHTNRIALMIALTRTMEFVVTSTETEALLLEANLIKRLKPRFNIILRDDKSFPYILIRSDHAAPQLTKHRGARKAKGAYFGPFASAGAVNNTLNTLQKAFLLRTCSDSVYESRTRPCMLYQIKRCAAPCVDYVDAEEYAELVADATSFLRGRSNELREALQAQMTAASEAMDFEHAAKLRDRIRAIAAVTTHQDINPEGLEEADVVAVHSEGGRSCVQVFFFRAGQNWGNRAFYPRHEADAPEGAVLAAFLAQFYDDKPAPRLLLVSHAPEEAELLSEALALRAGHGVEIRAPQRGDKKQLMEQAVRNAREALARQMAESASQAHLLKGVARVFGLGAPPVRIEVYDNSHIQGTNALGAMIVAGPEGFEKTGYRRFNMKGDDAATDDDYAMMRAMLRRRFARLKRERDDGAPTPDLVLIDGGKGQLSAVQGVMEELELLDIPLAAIAKGPDRDAGREVFYLPGKPPVRLPPNDPVLYYIQRLRDEAHRFAITGHRARRQRQIRENPLDDIPGIGATRKSALLKHFGSARAITRANLADLEAVEGVSKTLARTIYDHFHE from the coding sequence ATGGTCAAAGCCGCCCGCCCTGATGCGCCGCCTCTGGATGCGGCTGACGACGCCGCCCCCGCCGGTGCGCCGGACGAGGCGCGCTCCGGGCCGCAGATCATCGCCGATTATGTCAAGCAATTGCCGATGAAGCCGGGCGTCTACCGCATGTATGGCGCGGATGGCGAGGTGCTTTATGTGGGCAAGGCGAAAAGGCTGAAAAACCGGGTGGCGAACTATGCCAAGACCGGCGGCCACACCAATCGCATCGCCCTGATGATCGCGCTGACGCGCACCATGGAGTTTGTGGTCACCAGCACCGAGACCGAGGCGCTCTTGCTGGAAGCCAACCTGATCAAGCGGCTCAAACCGCGCTTCAATATCATCCTGCGCGACGACAAGTCCTTTCCCTACATCCTGATCCGCAGCGATCACGCCGCGCCCCAACTGACCAAGCATCGCGGCGCGCGCAAGGCCAAGGGCGCGTATTTCGGCCCCTTCGCCAGCGCCGGCGCGGTGAACAACACACTCAACACGCTGCAGAAGGCTTTCCTGCTGCGCACCTGTTCAGACAGCGTGTATGAGAGCCGCACACGGCCCTGCATGCTGTACCAGATCAAGCGCTGCGCAGCGCCGTGCGTGGATTATGTGGACGCCGAGGAATACGCCGAGCTGGTGGCCGATGCGACGAGCTTCCTGCGCGGGCGCTCCAACGAGCTGCGCGAGGCGCTGCAGGCCCAGATGACCGCGGCGTCCGAGGCGATGGATTTCGAGCACGCCGCCAAGCTGCGCGACCGCATCCGCGCCATCGCGGCGGTAACGACCCATCAGGACATCAATCCTGAAGGCCTGGAAGAGGCCGACGTGGTGGCCGTGCACAGCGAAGGCGGGCGGTCCTGCGTGCAGGTCTTCTTCTTCCGGGCCGGCCAGAACTGGGGCAATCGCGCCTTCTATCCGCGCCACGAGGCCGACGCGCCCGAGGGTGCTGTGCTGGCGGCGTTCCTGGCGCAATTCTATGACGACAAGCCCGCCCCGCGCCTCCTGCTGGTCAGCCATGCCCCGGAGGAAGCCGAACTCCTCAGCGAGGCTCTGGCCCTGCGCGCCGGGCATGGCGTGGAGATCCGCGCGCCCCAGCGCGGCGACAAGAAACAGCTGATGGAGCAGGCGGTGCGCAATGCGCGCGAGGCGCTGGCCCGCCAGATGGCCGAAAGCGCGTCCCAGGCCCATCTTCTCAAAGGCGTGGCGCGGGTCTTCGGGCTTGGCGCGCCGCCCGTGCGCATCGAGGTCTATGACAATTCCCACATCCAGGGCACGAACGCCCTGGGCGCCATGATCGTGGCCGGGCCGGAGGGGTTTGAGAAAACCGGCTATCGCCGCTTCAACATGAAGGGCGATGATGCCGCCACCGACGATGATTACGCCATGATGCGCGCCATGCTGCGCCGGCGCTTTGCCCGCCTGAAGCGCGAGCGCGATGACGGCGCGCCAACCCCCGATCTGGTGCTGATCGATGGCGGCAAGGGACAGCTGTCGGCTGTGCAGGGCGTGATGGAGGAGCTGGAACTGCTGGACATTCCCCTGGCCGCCATCGCCAAGGGGCCGGACCGCGATGCGGGGCGCGAGGTGTTCTACCTGCCCGGCAAGCCGCCCGTGCGCCTGCCGCCCAATGATCCGGTGCTGTACTACATCCAGCGCCTGCGCGACGAGGCGCACCGCTTCGCGATCACCGGCCACCGCGCCCGGCGCCAGCGCCAGATCCGCGAAAACCCGCTGGACGACATTCCCGGCATTGGTGCCACGCGCAAAAGTGCTCTGTTGAAACATTTCGGCTCCGCGCGCGCGATCACCCGCGCCAATCTGGCCGATCTGGAAGCCGTGGAGGGCGTGTCGAAAACGCTGGCGAGGACGATCTATGACCATTTCCACGAATAG
- a CDS encoding enoyl-CoA hydratase-related protein, whose product MAQEDDVRLDVTRAGVAVITLNRPAKHNAFNADVIARLSDIFETLRTNAQVRIVFLRGAGGSFSAGADLEWMKAAADWTHADNEEDALGLARMLHRLYDLPQITVALVHGAAMGGGAGLMAACDIAVAVKDAKIRFSEVRLGLTPATISPFVVRAIGPRQARALFVTGEGFDGEFAHQIGLAQYVVDSAEELDDMMEHIAKLAFDAAPGAVRDAKALVDMVTGEDIDDGLMRKTAHKIADRRVSDEGREGLAAFLEKRKPWWLEG is encoded by the coding sequence ATGGCCCAGGAAGACGACGTCCGGCTTGATGTAACCCGCGCCGGGGTGGCGGTCATCACGCTGAACCGGCCCGCCAAGCACAATGCGTTCAACGCCGATGTGATCGCACGCCTGTCCGACATCTTTGAAACGCTGCGCACCAACGCCCAGGTACGCATCGTCTTTCTGCGCGGGGCGGGCGGCAGTTTCTCCGCCGGCGCGGATCTCGAATGGATGAAGGCCGCTGCCGACTGGACCCATGCGGACAACGAGGAGGATGCGCTGGGCCTGGCCCGCATGCTGCACCGGCTCTACGACCTGCCCCAGATCACCGTGGCGCTGGTCCATGGCGCGGCCATGGGCGGGGGTGCCGGGCTGATGGCGGCCTGCGATATTGCTGTGGCGGTCAAGGACGCGAAAATCCGCTTCTCCGAAGTGCGCCTGGGCCTGACCCCGGCTACCATCTCGCCCTTCGTGGTGCGCGCCATCGGCCCGCGCCAGGCCCGTGCGCTGTTCGTCACCGGCGAGGGCTTTGACGGCGAATTCGCCCACCAGATCGGCCTGGCCCAGTATGTCGTCGACAGCGCCGAGGAGCTGGACGACATGATGGAGCATATCGCGAAACTGGCGTTCGACGCCGCGCCGGGCGCCGTGCGCGACGCCAAGGCGCTGGTGGATATGGTCACGGGCGAAGACATCGACGACGGGCTGATGCGCAAGACCGCCCACAAAATCGCCGACCGCCGCGTCAGCGATGAAGGCCGCGAGGGGCTCGCCGCGTTTCTGGAGAAGCGCAAGCCCTGGTGGCTGGAAGGCTGA
- a CDS encoding Arc family DNA-binding protein, with the protein MAAVTIRNLPEDVHRALKIRAAQNNRSTEAEIRAILEAAALPEGRVGLGTALAETSRRLGLTNADIEALEQVRDRRPAEPMKFD; encoded by the coding sequence ATGGCGGCTGTCACCATTCGCAATCTTCCCGAGGATGTGCATCGCGCACTGAAAATTCGCGCCGCGCAAAACAATCGGAGTACGGAAGCGGAAATACGCGCCATCCTTGAAGCCGCCGCGCTGCCCGAGGGACGAGTGGGGCTAGGCACGGCATTGGCGGAGACAAGCCGGAGATTGGGCCTGACAAATGCTGATATCGAGGCGCTGGAGCAGGTCCGCGACAGGCGCCCGGCCGAGCCAATGAAGTTTGACTGA
- the folB gene encoding dihydroneopterin aldolase: MKLEPVRPGDAPSPRPAHAGERVSVHVRGLRLEAEVGVYDSERGRRQPVRIDLTADVDASACHPDGRLADTVNYASLAETVRQIVLARHHDLLEDLAQTIADTLFTDPRITRLALSIDKLTALADADSVGVSLERWR; encoded by the coding sequence ATGAAACTTGAACCCGTCCGTCCCGGCGACGCCCCCTCGCCCCGCCCCGCCCACGCGGGCGAGCGCGTCAGCGTGCATGTGCGCGGCCTGCGCCTGGAGGCGGAGGTGGGCGTCTATGACAGCGAGCGCGGCCGCCGGCAGCCGGTGCGCATCGACCTGACCGCCGACGTGGACGCCAGCGCCTGCCATCCCGACGGGCGGCTCGCCGACACGGTCAATTATGCGTCCCTGGCCGAAACCGTGCGCCAGATCGTGCTGGCCCGCCACCATGACCTGCTCGAAGACCTCGCCCAGACCATCGCCGACACGCTGTTCACCGATCCGCGCATCACGCGCCTGGCGCTCAGCATCGACAAGCTGACCGCGCTGGCCGATGCGGACAGTGTGGGGGTCAGCCTGGAGCGCTGGCGGTAG
- a CDS encoding IS5 family transposase (programmed frameshift), translating into MVLVRGLMTDEEWAFFAPFVVATGGKRGRPPSDHRRVLDGVFWIARTGAPWRDLHDYFGPWTRVYRQFRRWTLSGVWEVMLEALGESGAVPDSLQMVDSTIVRAHHQAAGAKRGTQKQGFGRSKGGFTTKIHLRTNAEGLPIAAEITGGEVSDYKGYEAVMAAHGPVPRVLLADKGYDSDNIRTSLEAAGAVPMIPARRNRKNPVQIDDFVYGLRNRIERCFNKLRCSRRLATRYDKTADSYLGFIHLASIRLWFRYFVNST; encoded by the exons GTGGTCTTGGTTCGCGGTTTGATGACGGACGAGGAGTGGGCGTTCTTTGCGCCTTTCGTGGTGGCGACCGGAGGCAAGCGGGGCCGCCCGCCTTCTGATCATCGCCGCGTGCTGGACGGCGTGTTCTGGATCGCGCGCACCGGCGCGCCCTGGCGTGATCTTCACGACTATTTCGGTCCGTGGACGCGGGTCTACCGCCAGTTCCGCCGCTGGACGCTGTCAGGCGTGTGGGAGGTGATGTTGGAAGCGCTGGGCGAGAGCGGGGCCGTACCCGACAGTCTTCAAATGGTCGATTCCACTATCGTTCGCGCGCACCATCAGGCTGCGGGCGCTA AAAGGGGGACTCAAAAACAGGGTTTTGGGCGCTCAAAAGGTGGCTTCACGACCAAAATACACCTTCGCACCAACGCTGAAGGGCTGCCCATAGCCGCTGAGATCACCGGCGGTGAAGTCTCCGACTACAAAGGTTATGAGGCGGTGATGGCCGCGCATGGCCCAGTCCCGCGCGTCCTGCTGGCCGACAAAGGCTATGACAGCGACAATATCCGAACATCGCTGGAAGCCGCCGGCGCCGTGCCGATGATCCCGGCGCGCCGAAACCGCAAGAACCCCGTCCAGATCGACGACTTCGTCTATGGGCTGAGAAACCGCATCGAGCGGTGCTTCAACAAGCTGCGCTGCTCACGCCGCCTCGCCACACGCTACGACAAGACCGCCGACAGCTATCTCGGCTTCATCCATCTCGCTTCAATCCGCCTGTGGTTCCGGTACTTTGTCAACAGCACCTAG
- a CDS encoding CDP-alcohol phosphatidyltransferase family protein, with protein MTISTNSALCHLPNVITLARMAAGMIGAWCLIVSAGQEVERAALVWGGASAVIFVLAALTDWLDGWLARVLDARSALGALLDPIADKVLVGAYLIAFAAISGWMIWLAAPVAVIVGRDVLVTALRFTRPAPATLNVTGEARTKTALAMIMTAAPFVLVTLDLATPLRLPVEVWFFYWVGGVWFIAILTAWTALPYVRGALGRG; from the coding sequence ATGACCATTTCCACGAATAGCGCCCTGTGCCATCTGCCCAATGTGATCACGCTGGCGCGCATGGCCGCGGGGATGATCGGGGCCTGGTGCCTGATTGTCAGCGCCGGTCAGGAGGTGGAGCGCGCCGCACTGGTCTGGGGCGGGGCGTCAGCGGTGATTTTCGTGCTCGCCGCCCTCACCGACTGGCTCGACGGCTGGCTGGCGCGGGTGCTGGATGCGCGCAGCGCGCTGGGCGCCCTGCTCGACCCCATCGCCGACAAGGTGCTGGTGGGCGCGTATCTCATCGCCTTTGCCGCCATCAGCGGCTGGATGATCTGGCTGGCCGCGCCGGTGGCGGTGATTGTAGGCCGCGATGTGCTGGTCACCGCCCTGCGCTTCACCCGCCCGGCGCCCGCCACCCTCAACGTCACCGGCGAGGCGCGCACCAAGACGGCGCTGGCCATGATCATGACCGCCGCGCCGTTCGTGCTGGTGACCCTGGACCTCGCCACGCCGCTTCGCCTGCCGGTGGAGGTATGGTTCTTCTACTGGGTGGGCGGGGTCTGGTTCATCGCCATCCTCACCGCCTGGACGGCGCTTCCGTATGTGCGGGGGGCGTTGGGAAGGGGTTAG
- a CDS encoding SDR family oxidoreductase gives MTPTHPAGKGAALVTGASKRIGRALADALVEDGYALAVHYNASRAEADAFVAAIEAKGGRATALGADLADPDAAAGLIDAARAALGPVSVLVNSASVFEDDAVGTITAASFRRHMDANTLAPALLSQAFAAQAPDRPGGAMIFNLLDYKLFNMNADFFSYTLSKAALMTMTQMLARALAPKVRVNAAAPGLTLPSPYHSKEEFERLHHDTPLECGPEPADLVRTLRYFLETPSVSGQIVCVDGGQHFDPRLTRDVFGALGGAG, from the coding sequence ATGACCCCGACACACCCCGCCGGCAAAGGCGCAGCCCTGGTGACCGGCGCGTCCAAGCGTATCGGGCGCGCGCTGGCAGACGCTCTGGTAGAAGACGGCTATGCGCTGGCAGTGCATTACAATGCCTCGCGCGCGGAGGCCGACGCCTTTGTCGCCGCGATTGAGGCAAAGGGCGGCCGCGCCACGGCGCTGGGCGCGGACCTGGCGGACCCGGACGCGGCCGCCGGCCTGATTGATGCGGCGCGCGCCGCGCTGGGGCCGGTCAGCGTGCTGGTCAATTCGGCCTCCGTGTTCGAGGATGATGCCGTGGGGACGATCACCGCCGCCAGCTTCCGCCGCCATATGGACGCCAACACGCTGGCGCCGGCACTGCTCAGCCAGGCGTTTGCGGCGCAGGCGCCGGACCGGCCCGGTGGTGCGATGATCTTCAACCTGCTTGACTACAAGCTGTTCAATATGAACGCGGATTTCTTCTCCTACACCCTGTCCAAAGCCGCGCTGATGACCATGACCCAGATGCTGGCGCGCGCGCTGGCGCCCAAGGTGCGCGTCAACGCCGCCGCGCCGGGCCTGACCCTGCCCAGCCCCTATCATTCCAAGGAAGAATTTGAGCGCCTGCATCACGACACCCCGCTGGAATGCGGGCCGGAGCCGGCTGATCTGGTGCGCACGCTGCGCTATTTCCTGGAGACGCCGTCAGTCTCGGGCCAGATCGTCTGTGTGGATGGCGGCCAGCATTTCGATCCGCGCCTGACGCGCGACGTGTTCGGGGCGCTGGGCGGGGCCGGGTAG
- a CDS encoding succinate dehydrogenase assembly factor 2, with protein MSDDPFSDPNRPIDPIDRKKRLTFRAWRRGFKEADLIMGRFAQARLDTMSPGELDAFERLLDAPDTDVYAWITGAAETPRNYDTPVLDALKAFRFHAEAALGDGPSA; from the coding sequence ATGAGCGATGATCCCTTCTCCGATCCGAACCGTCCCATTGATCCCATTGACCGCAAGAAGCGGCTGACCTTTCGTGCCTGGCGGCGGGGGTTCAAGGAAGCCGATCTGATCATGGGGCGGTTTGCGCAGGCGCGGCTGGACACCATGTCCCCGGGCGAGCTGGACGCGTTCGAGCGCCTGCTCGATGCGCCGGACACCGATGTGTACGCCTGGATCACCGGCGCGGCCGAGACGCCGCGCAATTACGACACGCCGGTGCTGGATGCGCTCAAGGCCTTCCGCTTCCACGCCGAGGCGGCGCTGGGCGACGGGCCGTCGGCTTAA
- a CDS encoding type II toxin-antitoxin system VapC family toxin translates to MRRPLRRSFCRLNVHQPPRHSWIELQKADFVSPDIFLWETLNLILRHARFYRLNVEPMVSALDLLKVESRPGLSRKEMLELMDLGLTENLSLFDAAYLARALDLDAPLATRDAGWLRTSALAGAPYLDLR, encoded by the coding sequence ATGCGTCGGCCGCTGCGTCGTTCATTCTGCCGTCTCAACGTACACCAGCCGCCCAGACATTCCTGGATCGAGCTTCAAAAAGCTGATTTTGTCTCGCCCGACATATTTCTCTGGGAAACCCTGAACCTGATTTTGCGCCATGCCCGCTTCTATAGGCTCAACGTAGAACCAATGGTCTCCGCCCTTGATCTATTGAAGGTGGAATCCCGGCCCGGCCTCAGCCGCAAGGAAATGTTGGAGCTGATGGACCTGGGCCTGACTGAAAACCTCTCCCTCTTCGACGCCGCCTATCTCGCCCGTGCGCTGGACCTTGACGCCCCGCTGGCGACGCGCGATGCGGGGTGGTTGCGCACTTCCGCCCTGGCGGGGGCGCCGTATCTTGACCTGCGCTGA
- a CDS encoding enoyl-CoA hydratase/isomerase family protein, which yields MTDDLIIRRAGDVGRITLNRPGALNALNQAMVDGMTAALLDWREDAEVKAVVVDGAGEKGFCAGGDIRMLAESGKAGDGRAWRFWRDEYRLNTLIAEYPKPYIALIDGITMGGGVGVSVHGDFRVAGDRTMFAMPETGIGFHPDVGGAYFLPRLAGEIGTWMGLTGARLKAADCILTGVATHYVPSDQRQALIDALEGTALDHDGEAVEALLDRYAADPGASDLSLTRALIDSAFAGDEVEAMAGRLESAGDPWSLRQLEVLRSKSPTACAVTLAALRRGADLSFREVMTQDLRVSMRCLDDGSDFYEGVRAVILDKDNAPRWASAAGDVSGWFAPLPGDEEMSFLDG from the coding sequence ATGACCGATGATCTGATTATCCGCCGCGCCGGCGATGTCGGCCGGATCACGCTGAACCGCCCCGGCGCGCTCAATGCGCTCAATCAGGCCATGGTGGACGGCATGACCGCCGCCCTGCTGGACTGGCGCGAGGATGCGGAAGTGAAGGCTGTGGTGGTGGACGGCGCGGGCGAAAAAGGGTTCTGCGCCGGCGGCGATATCCGCATGCTGGCCGAAAGCGGCAAGGCCGGCGACGGGCGCGCCTGGCGCTTCTGGCGCGACGAATACCGGCTCAACACGCTGATCGCCGAGTATCCCAAGCCCTATATCGCCCTCATCGACGGCATCACCATGGGCGGCGGGGTCGGGGTGTCGGTGCATGGCGATTTCCGTGTGGCGGGCGACCGGACGATGTTCGCCATGCCCGAAACCGGCATCGGCTTTCATCCCGATGTGGGCGGTGCCTATTTCCTGCCGCGCCTGGCCGGCGAGATCGGGACGTGGATGGGGCTGACCGGCGCGCGCCTGAAAGCCGCTGACTGCATCCTGACCGGCGTGGCGACCCATTATGTGCCGAGCGATCAGCGCCAGGCGCTGATCGACGCGCTGGAAGGTACGGCGCTCGATCATGACGGCGAAGCGGTCGAGGCGCTGCTGGACCGGTACGCCGCAGATCCCGGCGCCTCTGACCTGTCGCTGACGCGCGCCCTGATCGACAGCGCGTTTGCCGGCGATGAAGTCGAGGCCATGGCCGGGCGGCTGGAATCGGCCGGCGATCCCTGGTCGCTGCGCCAGCTTGAAGTGCTCCGGTCCAAATCGCCCACCGCCTGTGCGGTGACGCTGGCGGCCCTGCGCCGGGGCGCGGATTTGAGTTTCCGCGAGGTGATGACCCAGGATCTGCGGGTCTCCATGCGCTGCCTGGATGACGGGTCTGACTTCTATGAAGGCGTGCGCGCGGTGATCCTGGACAAGGACAACGCCCCGCGCTGGGCATCAGCCGCGGGCGATGTATCGGGCTGGTTCGCGCCGCTGCCCGGTGATGAAGAGATGAGCTTTCTGGACGGCTGA